From a region of the Brachionichthys hirsutus isolate HB-005 chromosome 9, CSIRO-AGI_Bhir_v1, whole genome shotgun sequence genome:
- the plaat1 gene encoding phospholipase A and acyltransferase 1 has translation MDKEQRNSIMASNDPDLPDPPADPQPGDLIEIFRPAYQHWALYLGDGYIINLTPVDEGPAAAMSSVKSVFSRKAVARMQLLKEVVGSDSYRVNNKYDHNHTPLPICEIIQRAQVLIGQEVSYDLLGSNCEHFVTLLRYGEGVSEQATRAIGAISLVTAAASAFSVLGLINTRSRNRPF, from the exons ATGGATAAAGAACAACGAAACTCTATT atggcCTCTAATGACCCTGACCTTCCTGACCCCCCCGCTGACCCGCAGCCAGGTGACCTGATTGAGATCTTCAGACCAGCCTATCAGCACTGGGCTCTCTACCTGGGAGACGGTTACATCATCAACTTAACCCCTGTTG atGAGGGCCCTGCTGCCGCCATGTCGAGCGTGAAGTCCGTCTTCAGCCGGAAGGCAGTGGCGCGCATGCAGCTGCTGAAAGAGGTGGTGGGAAGCGACTCATATCGTGTCAACAACAAATATGACCACAACCACACACCGCTGCCCATCTGTGAAATCATCCAGAGAGCACAAGTCCTCATCGGCCAGGAGGTCTCTTACGATCTGCTGGGGAGCAACTGCGAGCACTTTGTTACCCTTCTGCGTTACGGGGAGGGGGTGTCCGAGCAG GCTACACGGGCCATTGGGGCCATCAGTTtggtgacagcagcagctaGTGCCTTCTCTGTCCTGGGACTGATCAACACGCGATCCAGAAACAGACCTTTCTGA
- the ftsj3 gene encoding pre-rRNA 2'-O-ribose RNA methyltransferase FTSJ3 has protein sequence MGKKVKVGKTRRDKFYHLAKETGYRSRSSFKLIQLNRKFQFLQKARALVDLCAAPGGWLQVASKFMPVSSLIIGVDLVPIKPIPSVVMLQEDITTEKCRQALRKELHTWKVDVVLNDGAPNVGANWQHDAFSQAQLTLMALKLACEFLTKGGIFITKVFRSKDYQPLLWIFQQFFKKVQATKPQASRNESAEIFVICQGFLAPDKIDSKFFDPKHAFKEVEVQAKTVRELIPVKKPKAEGYTDGDLTLFHSFTVTSFLKADNAVDFLNKASEITFDHAELECHPATSAEIKECCRDIKVLGRKDLRLLLNWRSKLRRYLGKKLRPGAKQLDQAIDSSDEEGNIEEEPEKKQEEDEEAEMEKKLAELKTEEVAELKRKKRRLLKEQRKQRERVALKMDLPGVSIADTSDSSMFSLSTINKKKALTDISKGDMEAANALVDGEDDIHLSDEEVDGEEDKMSLASDLDDEDLEEVEQRERELERKAPKKRVKFAAEEDEEDEGQESGLLVELEGKDEKKEGETNMWFSQGIFSEIDLEGDAESELQQTEWLQNKQRGKKRKKAEEEEAAPPEEENTGPSQEAQESDSDSDDSSDDEKEISRMKQVKGSNGMSGAADDEEVFQVVPVEKTNKKARILDAEGLALGCQIATSKKTARDLVDGSFHRFASSEQHWEVPEWFEVDERKHRKKPVPVTREMVEEYKQKWKEIDARPIKRVAEAKARKKKRMLKKMEQAKKKAEAVVNTVDISEREKNAQLKSIYKKAGLGKEKREVTYVVTKKGAGRKVRRPAGVKGAFKVVDGRMKKDMRGMKRKEERAKGGKGKGKGGGQSKGGKGRKGR, from the exons ATGGGGAAGAAAGTCAAAGTCGGAAAGACCAGAAGAGATAAGTTCTACCATCTAGCCAAGGAAACAG GATATCGTTCTCGTTCCTCCTTCAAGCTCATCCAGCTCAACCGTAAATTTCAGTTTCTACAGAAAGCCAGAGCTCTGGTTGACTTGTGCGCTGCACCCGGCGGATG GTTGCAGGTGGCGTCTAAGTTTATGCCTGTATCAAGTCTCATTATTG GTGTTGATCTGGTGCCCATCAAGCCCATTCCCAGTGTGGTGATGCTGCAGGAAGACATCACCACTGAGAAATGCAGACAG GCTTTACGTAAAGAGCTGCACACTTGGAAGGTTGATGTTGTATTAAATGACGGCGCCCCCAATGTGGGAGCCAACTGGCAACATGATGCGTTCTCACAAG CTCAACTGACCCTCATGGCCCTGAAGTTGGCGTGTGAGTTCCTGACCAAAGGTGGCATTTTCATCACCAAGGTCTTCCGCTCTAAAGACTACCAGCCACTGCTCTGGATATTCCAACAGTTCTTCAAAAAGGTGCAGGCCACCAAACCACAGGCATCAAGGAATGAGTCTGCAGAGATCTTCGTCATCTGTCAGG GTTTTCTTGCCCCAGACAAAATTGACAGTAAGTTCTTTGACCCCAAACACGCCTTCAAAGAAGTTGAGGTGCAGGCCAAAACCGTGAGGGAGCTGATTCCAGTGAAGAAGCCAAAG GCGGAGGGATACACAGATGGTGATCTAACCCTCTTCCACAGTTTCACAGTGACATCCTTTCTGAAAGCAGACAATGCTGTAGACTTCTTGAACAAAGCCAGCGAG ATCACCTTTGATCATGCAGAACTGGAGTGTCACCCGGCTACCAGTGCTGAGATAAAGGAGTGCTGCCGTGACATTAAGGTCTTGGGCCGCAAAGATCTCCG TCTGCTGCTGAACTGGAGGTCCAAGCTGAGGAGATACCTGGGCAAGAAACTGAGGCCGGGGGCAAAACAGCTTGACCAGGCGATCGA CTCTTCTGATGAAGAGGGTAATATAGAGGAAGAACCTGAAAAGAAacaagaagaggatgaggaggcagaaATGGAGAAGAAACTAGCAGAACTGAAAACTGAGGAGGTGGCTGAGCTGAAACG gaagaagaggaggctgctgaaggagcagaggaagcagagggagagagtggcGCTGAAGATGGACCTGCCTGGTGTATCCATCGCAGATACGAGCGACTCATCCATGTTCTCTCTCAGCACCATCAATAAGAAAAAG GCGCTGACTGATATATCCAAGGGGGACATGGAGGCCGCTAATGCCCTGGTAGACGGAGAGGATGATATTCATCTGTCTGATGAAGAGGTTGATGGGGAGGAGGACAAAATGTCCCTGGCCTCTGATTTAGATGACGAGGATTTGGAAGAAGTGgaacagagagagcgagagctgGAGAGGAAAGCGCCAAAGAAGAG AGTTAAATTCgctgcagaggaggatgaggaggatgaaggacaGGAGAGTGGTTTGCTGGTGGAGCTAGAGGGAAAAGATGAGAAAAAAGAAGGAGAGACCAACATGTGGTTCAGTCAG GGCATCTTCTCTGAGATCGACCTCGAGGGAGACGCTGAAAGCGAGCTCCAACAGACGGAGTGGCTTCAGAACAAGCAAAGAG GCAAAAAGCGTAAaaaagctgaggaagaggaagctgctccaccagaagaagaaaacacggGACCTTCACAGGAAGCTCAGGAGAGCGACAGCGACTCGGATGACAGCAGCGATGATGAAAA GGAGATTAGCAGGATGAAGCAGGTTAAGGGGAGTAACGGGATGTCAGGAGccgctgatgatgaagaagtcTTCCAGGTTGTCCCTGTAGAGAAAACCA ATAAGAAGGCCAGGATCCTGGATGCAGAAGGTCTGGCCCTGGGTTGTCAGATTGCCACGTCTAAGAAGACGGCCAGGGACCTGGTGGACGGCTCCTTccacag GTTTGCTAGTTCAGAGCAGCACTGGGAGGTGCCGGAGTGGTTCGAGGTCGATGAACgaaaacacagaaagaagcCCGTGCCGGTCACCAGGGAGATGGTGGAGGAGTACAAACAAAAATGGAAGGAAATTGATGCCCGGCCAATCAAACGAGTAGCTGAGGCCAAGgccagaaagaagaagagg ATGCTGAAGAAGATGGAACAAGCTAAGAAGAAAGCCGAGGCCGTTGTAAACACAGTGGACATCTCCGAGAGGGAGAAGAATGCTCAGCTTAAAAG TATTTACAAGAAAGCAGGTTTAgggaaggagaagagagaagtAACGTATGTTGTGACCAAAAAAGGAGCCGGAAGGAAGGTGAGGCGGCCCGCCGGCGTCAAGGGAGCCTTCAAAGTGGTTGACGGCCGCATGAAGAAAGACATGCGGGGCatgaagagaaaagaagagcgTGCTAAagggggaaaaggaaaaggaaaaggtggCGGGCAGTCGAAGGGTGGTAAAGGGCGCAAAGGAAGATGA
- the clcc1 gene encoding chloride channel CLIC-like protein 1 — MLLAVSVFILSLTAAEHVEDDWVDPYDMFNYDASSKTMRKPAEQTTYPDVPTKRREYSQDSIEMEQTCHRQVLDLQAQIEEQKKKIKRISQQPTCTPVFKRFLSRLLKEIERVGLPSDSADVFYDAKIRLSRQSIAEIQTLLEGEESWRTGALDNAVSQILVGLRAHDYEAWRWRFEDTFGVELDTLLKIGLFVMVMVVIICTQLWSKVSWFMQFSRLFALCFIVSVIWNWVYLYKIAFADHQKHMVKLDGVSEKCTGRKKIDWIDSLKEVFRSSFSLQDDPCKKYYEVLFVNPLLLVPPTKAISVTIVTVITEPLKHIGEGISDFIRALLKDLPVTLQIPVFLTIVVAIVVFMYGGVQAVFQYGIMAPFRRPQRDPPPPRLQQHHLEEIEGRHYPAGGDAPQNSLRHRANGGTLHRNNVHQRRPDAPRAEPAEALVETLHTAERPCNEDESHARQNEEEQNLSAESDPENQPKTQEELVGADASSVGVKTVQSKANPTQSHSSQSGSRSFKAIESDSKDECSDGSASKPKSADGNPPRQKRDLKVSAEDGGSSDSLSQVETIGVSVQESSPAEAE; from the exons ATGCTGCTCGCTGTCTCGGTGTTCATCCTGTCACTTACCGCCGCCGAACACGTGGAAGACGACTGGGTGGACCCGTACGACATGTTCAACTACGATGCGAGCAGCAAGACGATGAGGAAGCCCGCTGAG CAAACGACCTATCCTGACGTGCCAACCAAAAGAAGAGAGTATTCTCAGGACTCCATCGAGATGGAGCAGACATGTCACAGACAAGTACTGGATCTCCAGGCACAG ATTGaggaacaaaagaagaaaatcaagcGCATCTCTCAGCAGCCGACGTGCACCCCGGTGTTCAAGCGTTTCCTCAGCAGACTGTTGAAGGAAATAGAAAGAGTTGGTTTG CCCAGTGACTCTGCCGACGTATTCTACGATGCAAAAATCCGCCTGTCAAGACAGTCCATCGCAGAGATTCAGACACTCCTGGAGGGCGAAGAGAGCTGGAGAACAGGAGCTCTGGACAATGCCGTCAGTCAGATACTGGTGGGCCTCAGAGCACATGACTATGAGGCGTGGAGGTGGCGTTTTGAAGACACCTTTGGTGTGGAACTTGACACGCTATTAAAA ATCGGGCTGTTTGTTATGGTCATGGTCGTCATCATTTGCACTCAGCTGTGGTCGAAGGTGTCCTGGTTCATGCAGTTCAGCAGACTGTTTGCTTTGTGCTTCATTGTCAGCGTGATCTGGAACTGGGTCTACCTTTATAAG attgCTTTTGCTGATCACCAAAAACACATGGTGAAGCTGGACGGCGTCAGTGAGAAATGCACTGGAAGGAAGAAAATTGACTGGATTGACAGCTTGAAAG AGGTGTTCAGAAGCAGCTTTAGTCTTCAAGATGACCCTTGTAAGAAATATTATGAAGTCCTTTTTGTCAACCCACTGCTGCTGGTGCCTCCAACAAAG GCGATCTCTGTCACCATCGTGACCGTCATCACAGAGCCACTGAAGCACATTGGCGAGGGGATCAGTGATTTTATTCGAGCCCTCCTCAAAGACTTACCAGTCACCCTACAGATCCCAGTTTTCCTCACGATAGTGGTGGCCATTGTG GTGTTCATGTATGGAGGTGTGCAGGCAGTCTTTCAATATGGCATCATGGCTCCTTTCCGCCGCCCTCAAAGGGATCCACCTCCTCCgcggctgcagcagcatcatctCGAAGAGATCGAGGGCCGTCACTACCCAGCCGGAGGAGACGCCCCACAAAACTCCCTGAGGCACAGAGCGAATGGTGGGACATTACACCGGAACAACGTTCACCAGAGGCGCCCCGACGCGCCCAGAGCGGAGCCAGCCGAGGCACTTGTGGAAACGCTCCACACTGCTGAGCGACCCTGCAATGAGGATGAGAGTCATGCTCGACAGAATGAGGAAGAGCAGAATCTCTCTgctgaatcagatccagaaaatCAGCCCAAGACACAGGAGGAGCTGGTAGGAGCAGACGCTAGCTCAGTTGGTGTTAAGACAGTTCAGTCTAAAGCTAATCCCACTCAGTCACATTCATCTCAGTCAGGGAGTAGATCTTTCAAAGCAATAGAAAGTGATTCTAAAGATGAATGCAGCGACGGCAGCGCATCAAAGCCCAAGTCGGCAGACGGGAACCCACCTCGCCAAAAACGG GATCTGAAAGTCTCGGCGGAGGACGGGGGCTCCTCTGACTCACTGTCACAAGTTGAAACCATTGGAGTTTCCGTTCAGGAGTCGTCTCCAGCAGAAGCAGAGTAA
- the mcoln2 gene encoding mucolipin-2 → MELLVRYLERRNSSNSILSQDVIKEDHLRDDLRYYFMSPCEKYRARRHLPWKLGVQILKIIMITTQLVLFGLNNQLVVSYKEENEVAFKNLFLKDYTGVDEDDYSVAVYTQRGVYDSLFYVFDQYSQLGRLSVGPIGYAKDKDDKLVPLIICKEYYKRGSMAPSDEAYDIDAELEKDCMSHDPQTANQWKTQNASFFDLDFYRLVEIKLSFQLKGINLQTVRSRELPDCYTFYVMITFDNQGHSGKVKISLDIDAQSSACQDWKISGTAQKNTHYLLVFDGFVIIACITSAVLCTRSIILAVGLLQRFSKFLHENYGRKVCEDDRNEFLNGWYMLVIASDLLAIVGSILKMEIQAKSLTSYDVCSIFLGTSTLMVWVGVIRYLGYFQKYNVLILTMKAAFPKVLRFCCCAGMIYLGYTFCGWIVLGPYHEKFEGLSRVAECLFSLLNGDDMFTTFAQLKDKNTLVWLFSRAYLYSFISLFIYMVLSLFIALITDAYETIKSYQKEGFPLTDLQKFLRDRGDFSVAEDGSQTDVVGRYSVFCCCQRVPEHDDV, encoded by the exons ATGGAATTATTAGTCCGATATCTGGAAAGGAGGAATTCATCGAA TTCAATCTTGTCTCAGGACGTAATCAAAGAGGACCACCTGAGAGACGACCTCAGGTACTACTTCATGAGTCCGTGTGAGAAGTACAGGGCCAGGAGACACTTACCCTGGAAACTTGGGGTACAGATCCTGAAGATCATCATGATCACGACACAA CTCGTCCTCTTTGGCCTCAACAACCAGCTGGTGGTGTCGTACAAGGAGGAGAACGAGGTGGCCTTCAAAAACCTCTTCCTGAAGGACTACACTGGGGTGGATGAGGACGACTACAGCGTGGCCGTCTACACACAGCGTGGTGTCTATGACAGCCTGTTTTACGTCTTTGATCAG TACAGTCAGCTGGGCCGGCTCTCAGTGGGTCCCATCGGCTATGCTAAGGATAAAGACGACAAGCTTGTGCCGCTCATCATCTGTAAAGAGTATTACAAGAGGGGGAGCATGGCGCCCTCGGATGAAGCCTATGACATAGACGCCGAGCTAGAAAAAG ATTGCATGTCACATGATCCACAGACTGCAAATCAATGGAAAACCCAGAATGCATCATTTTTTGATCTGGATTTTTACAG ACTTGTTGAAATCAAACTGAGCTTCCAGCTGAAAGGAATCAACCTCCAGACCGTGCGTTCACGGGAATTACCCGACTGCTACACATTCTATGTCATG ATAACATTTGACAACCAGGGCCACAGTGGAAAGGTAAAAATTTCCCTGGATATTGACGCACAGAGCTCTGCGTGCCAAGACTGGAAAATATCTGGTACAG CTCAGAAGAACACGCATTATCTCCTGGTGTTCGATGGCTTCGTCATTATCGCCTGCATCACGTCGGCCGTGCTGTGCACCCGTTCTATCATACTGGCTGTTGGGTTGCTGCAG AGGTTTTCCAAATTTCTGCATGAGAACTACGGTCGTAAGGTGTGTGAGGACGACCGGAATGAGTTTCTGAATGGCTGGTATATGCTGGTCATTGCCAGCGACCTCTTGGCCATAGTGGGGTCCATACTGAAGATGGAGATACAAGCGAAG AGCCTCACCAGCTATGATGTGTGCAGTATCTTCCTGGGAACGTCGACATTAATGGTGTGGGTCGGTGTGATCAGGTACTTGGGATACTTCCAGAAATACAAT gtattGATTTTAACCATGAAAGCAGCCTTCCCTAAAGTCCtgcgtttctgctgctgtgctggTATGATCTACCTGGGCTACACCTTCTGCGGGTGGATTGTTCTGGGGCCGTACCATGAGAAG TTTGAGGGCCTGAGTCGTGTAGCAGAGTGCCTGTTCTCCCTGCTGAACGGGGACGACATGTTCACCACCTTCGCCCAGCTGAAGGACAAAAACACTCTGGTGTGGCTATTCAGCCGGGCCTACCTCTACTCCTtcatctccctcttcatctaCATGGTGCTGTCGCTCTTCATCGCCCTCATCACCGATGCCTATGAGACCATCAAG AGCTACCAGAAAGAAGGATTCCCTTTGACAGACCTGCAGAAGTTCCTCAGAGACCGGGGAGATTTTTCTGTTGCAGAGGACGGCAGTCAGACAGACGTTGTTGGCAGATACtctgtgttctgctgctgccaaCG